Proteins encoded in a region of the Flavobacteriaceae bacterium HL-DH10 genome:
- a CDS encoding CPBP family intramembrane glutamic endopeptidase has protein sequence MNSVFYKGIEFFIIFILIPVSYSLSYSAYIKLAFGVLGLCYIIYILLKVENEKFRITPYLNWKLFWIETLIKFLLIAFLTTLFVWLTNTKALFEVVLNKPIMWVKFLLIYSFFSVYPQELLYRTFFFKRYKMLFKSELLFIFINAIVFSLAHLFFKNSLVIILTFLGGLLFALTFNKTKSTLLVSIEHAIYGSWLFTVGMGSMLGFPM, from the coding sequence ATGAATTCAGTATTCTATAAAGGCATTGAGTTTTTTATCATTTTTATTTTAATACCTGTAAGTTATTCACTTTCCTATTCGGCGTATATAAAACTGGCATTTGGGGTTTTAGGTTTATGTTATATTATTTATATTTTATTAAAAGTTGAAAACGAAAAATTTAGAATAACACCTTATTTAAATTGGAAACTTTTTTGGATAGAAACATTAATTAAATTTTTACTAATAGCTTTTTTAACAACGCTTTTTGTTTGGTTAACTAACACAAAGGCACTTTTTGAAGTGGTACTAAATAAACCAATAATGTGGGTTAAATTTCTTCTGATATATAGCTTTTTCTCAGTATATCCACAAGAGTTACTTTATAGAACCTTCTTTTTTAAACGTTATAAAATGCTGTTTAAAAGTGAATTACTTTTTATTTTCATTAATGCCATTGTGTTTTCTTTAGCTCATTTATTTTTTAAGAATTCTTTGGTAATAATTTTAACTTTTCTAGGAGGTTTATTATTTGCATTGACTTTTAATAAAACTAAGTCAACACTTTTAGTATCAATAGAACATGCTATTTATGGGAGTTGGTTATTTACAGTTGGTATGGGAAGTATGCTAGGGTTTCCTATGTAA
- a CDS encoding Lrp/AsnC family transcriptional regulator: MIFDAIDKKLLEYLQQDSKQTNKELSNKLNLSVTAVYERIKKLEKEGFVNKYVALVNKDQVDKSFVAFCHIKLIQHTQDYVVKFEKEVTNLNEVLECYHISGDYDYLLKVLVKDMVAFREFMVKKLTSINHIGSTHSMFVINEVKHTTAINF; the protein is encoded by the coding sequence ATGATTTTTGATGCCATTGATAAAAAGCTTTTAGAATATTTACAACAGGATAGTAAGCAGACAAATAAAGAGCTTTCTAATAAACTGAATTTATCTGTTACAGCGGTTTATGAGCGTATAAAAAAACTTGAAAAGGAGGGGTTTGTAAATAAATATGTGGCTTTAGTTAATAAAGATCAGGTTGATAAATCTTTTGTTGCATTTTGTCATATTAAGTTAATACAACACACTCAAGATTATGTTGTAAAATTTGAAAAAGAAGTAACGAATTTAAATGAGGTATTAGAATGTTATCATATTAGTGGGGATTACGATTATTTATTAAAAGTATTGGTAAAAGATATGGTTGCTTTTAGAGAATTTATGGTAAAAAAGTTGACATCTATCAATCATATTGGAAGTACACACAGTATGTTTGTTATAAATGAAGTAAAACATACCACAGCAATTAATTTTTAA
- a CDS encoding aminotransferase class I/II-fold pyridoxal phosphate-dependent enzyme, producing the protein MAFKPANNIQDLQYFGEFGGVNPSISDSSTYTFLSAKTMFDTFEGNADGCYLYSRHSSPSNLYLGEALAAMEGTETANVSASGMGAITPVILQLCGSDDHIVSSRTIYGGTYAFLKNFVPRFNIETSFVDITNLKMVEAAITQNTKVLYCESVSNPLLEVADIKGLSEIAKKHHLKLVVDNTFSPLSISPAILGADVVIHSLTKFINGSSDTVGGVVCGTQEFINDLRNINCGASMLLGSTMDSLRASSVLKNLRTLHIRMQQHSKNGLYLAKRFETDGLKTVYPGLKSHPSHNLFKSMMNEKYGYGGMLTIDVGTLEKANELMELMQNKNLGYLAVSLGFYKTLFSAPGSSTSSEIPEDEQHAMGLSDGLIRFSIGLDDDIERTYLIMKQCMITVGVLEPTHLITD; encoded by the coding sequence ATGGCATTTAAACCCGCAAACAATATACAAGACTTACAATATTTTGGAGAATTTGGAGGTGTAAATCCTTCTATATCTGATTCTTCAACATACACGTTCCTATCTGCAAAAACCATGTTTGACACTTTCGAAGGGAATGCCGATGGTTGCTATTTATATTCACGTCACTCCTCTCCTTCTAACTTATATTTAGGAGAGGCTTTAGCTGCTATGGAAGGAACTGAAACGGCTAATGTGTCCGCTTCAGGTATGGGAGCCATTACTCCTGTTATTTTACAATTATGTGGTAGTGATGACCACATTGTTTCGAGCAGAACTATTTACGGGGGCACCTATGCTTTTTTAAAAAACTTTGTGCCTCGTTTTAATATTGAAACCTCATTTGTTGATATTACCAATTTAAAAATGGTTGAAGCAGCCATTACACAAAACACAAAAGTGCTGTATTGCGAGTCGGTTAGTAATCCCCTTTTAGAAGTTGCAGATATTAAAGGTTTATCTGAAATAGCAAAAAAACACCATTTAAAATTAGTAGTAGACAATACCTTTTCTCCGTTGTCTATTTCTCCTGCAATTTTAGGAGCCGATGTTGTTATTCACAGTTTAACAAAATTTATAAATGGCTCAAGTGATACCGTTGGTGGCGTAGTTTGTGGCACCCAAGAATTTATTAACGATTTACGTAATATAAACTGCGGCGCTTCTATGTTATTGGGATCAACAATGGATAGCCTAAGAGCATCTTCAGTTTTAAAAAACTTAAGAACACTTCATATAAGAATGCAACAGCATAGTAAAAACGGTCTATATTTAGCTAAAAGATTTGAAACTGATGGTTTAAAGACGGTCTATCCAGGATTAAAATCACATCCTTCTCATAACTTATTTAAAAGTATGATGAATGAAAAATATGGTTATGGCGGTATGCTCACAATTGATGTAGGAACTTTAGAAAAAGCAAATGAGCTTATGGAACTCATGCAAAACAAAAACTTAGGCTATTTAGCTGTTAGCTTAGGGTTTTATAAAACTTTATTTAGTGCTCCAGGAAGTTCTACTTCATCAGAAATCCCTGAAGACGAACAACACGCCATGGGTTTAAGCGATGGGTTAATTCGTTTCTCTATTGGTTTAGATGACGATATTGAGCGTACATACCTAATTATGAAGCAATGTATGATTACTGTTGGTGTTTTAGAACCAACTCATTTAATTACAGATTAA
- the nhaC gene encoding Na+/H+ antiporter NhaC, giving the protein MESQDDKSKVPQDKHIVKNKKLSIWEALIPIIVLVLILAYNVFIYGDNATSGANQFALIFSGVIAALIGFSKNISYEDMLEAVVDNVKTTGSAIFILLLVGALAGTWLISGIIPTMIYYGLEVLNPTFFLAATLIICCIISLATGSSWTTTATIGIALMGIGKALGLPAGMVAGAILSGSYFGDKMSPLSDTTNLAPAMAGTDVFTHIKYMSYTTIPTIVITLIIFILLGFQFNSTEINDNSALINSIESTFNVNPLLFIVPIVVIIMIIKKAKPLSALFVGTILAGVFAVIFQPDIVLKVANADTFNFHSAYKGIMNAMIGDIYIPSGNAILDENKLFSSGGMSGMLSTIWLILCAMFFGGIMQEINALQKISDSLLKVAKSTFGLFASTTATCIFFNGTASDQYLAIVVPGKMYQKAFKDKGLAPENLSRTLEDSGTVTSILFPWNTGGAYQSKTLGIGTTEYICYAFFNLISPIMTLIFAYFNIKIRQLSEK; this is encoded by the coding sequence ATGGAAAGTCAGGATGATAAATCAAAAGTACCTCAAGATAAACACATTGTTAAAAATAAAAAATTAAGCATTTGGGAAGCTCTAATACCAATTATAGTTTTAGTTCTCATTCTCGCCTATAATGTTTTTATCTATGGTGATAATGCAACGAGTGGTGCCAATCAATTTGCTTTAATTTTTTCTGGAGTTATAGCTGCTCTTATTGGGTTTTCAAAAAACATAAGCTATGAGGATATGCTAGAAGCCGTTGTTGATAATGTTAAAACAACAGGTTCTGCCATTTTTATATTACTCTTAGTTGGAGCCTTAGCGGGAACATGGCTTATAAGTGGCATCATTCCTACCATGATATATTATGGTTTAGAAGTTTTAAATCCTACTTTTTTTCTAGCAGCTACTTTAATTATATGTTGTATTATTTCATTAGCTACAGGAAGTTCCTGGACAACAACTGCAACCATAGGTATTGCATTAATGGGTATTGGCAAAGCCCTTGGTTTACCAGCAGGAATGGTAGCAGGAGCCATATTATCGGGTTCTTATTTTGGAGATAAAATGTCTCCTTTAAGTGATACTACTAATCTCGCTCCAGCTATGGCTGGAACAGATGTGTTCACCCATATTAAATATATGTCATACACCACTATTCCTACAATAGTAATTACTTTAATCATTTTTATTTTATTAGGATTTCAATTTAATTCAACAGAAATTAATGATAATTCCGCTTTAATAAATAGTATAGAAAGCACATTCAATGTTAATCCATTACTTTTTATTGTTCCAATTGTTGTTATAATCATGATTATAAAAAAAGCAAAACCTCTGAGTGCTCTTTTTGTAGGAACTATTTTGGCTGGTGTTTTTGCTGTTATTTTTCAACCAGACATTGTTTTAAAAGTGGCAAATGCTGATACATTTAATTTTCATTCAGCCTATAAAGGTATCATGAACGCAATGATTGGTGATATTTACATTCCTTCTGGAAATGCTATTTTAGATGAAAACAAATTGTTCTCATCTGGAGGTATGAGTGGTATGTTATCTACGATTTGGCTTATACTTTGCGCCATGTTCTTTGGAGGTATTATGCAAGAAATAAATGCTTTACAAAAAATAAGTGATTCATTATTAAAAGTTGCTAAATCAACATTTGGATTATTTGCCAGTACAACAGCAACATGTATTTTCTTTAACGGTACTGCTAGTGATCAATATTTAGCTATTGTAGTACCTGGGAAAATGTACCAAAAAGCATTTAAAGATAAAGGTCTTGCGCCTGAAAATTTAAGTAGAACACTAGAAGATTCTGGCACAGTTACTTCCATACTTTTTCCTTGGAATACAGGTGGTGCCTATCAATCTAAAACTTTAGGCATTGGCACAACTGAATATATTTGCTATGCTTTTTTTAACCTTATTAGCCCCATAATGACTTTAATATTTGCTTATTTCAATATTAAAATCAGACAACTTTCTGAAAAATAA
- a CDS encoding peroxiredoxin: protein MALVGKKFPDLNVDAMNEMGDTFKVNVLEAAIDNKKKVVLFWYPKDFTFVCPTELHAFQAALPEFEKRNTIVIGASCDTPEVHFAWLNTAKDNGGIEGVTYPILADSNRNLSNILGILDITNETYDEATGTVQVEGDNVTYRATYIIDENGIVQHESINNMPLGRNVNEYIRLIDALTHVQEKGEVCPANWEEGKEAMNANAKDTAAYLATH from the coding sequence ATGGCATTAGTAGGAAAAAAATTTCCAGATTTAAACGTTGACGCAATGAATGAAATGGGCGATACTTTTAAAGTAAACGTTCTAGAAGCAGCAATAGATAACAAGAAAAAAGTAGTTTTATTTTGGTATCCTAAAGATTTCACTTTTGTTTGTCCGACAGAATTACATGCGTTTCAAGCAGCTTTACCTGAATTTGAAAAACGTAACACTATTGTAATAGGTGCTTCTTGCGATACTCCTGAAGTTCATTTTGCATGGTTAAACACTGCTAAAGATAATGGAGGAATTGAAGGTGTAACTTATCCAATTCTTGCAGATAGTAACAGAAACCTTTCAAACATCTTAGGTATTTTAGACATCACTAATGAGACTTATGACGAAGCTACAGGAACAGTACAAGTTGAAGGCGATAATGTGACTTATAGAGCAACATATATTATTGATGAAAATGGTATAGTACAGCACGAAAGCATTAACAATATGCCTTTAGGAAGAAACGTAAATGAATACATTCGTTTAATTGATGCTTTAACTCACGTACAAGAAAAAGGAGAAGTTTGTCCTGCAAACTGGGAAGAAGGTAAAGAGGCTATGAATGCCAATGCTAAAGATACTGCAGCATATTTAGCTACACATTAA
- a CDS encoding thioredoxin family protein, with translation MVQELEQDSLNEIVANNDTVIVQYSATWCGNCRIMKPKFKKLASENENISFVMADAEKFPESRKLATVDNLPTFATFKDGKFVNQVQTNKFEVLKDLVNEVTSN, from the coding sequence ATGGTTCAAGAATTAGAACAAGACAGTTTAAACGAAATCGTTGCCAATAACGATACGGTAATTGTACAATATTCTGCCACATGGTGCGGAAATTGTAGAATTATGAAACCTAAATTCAAGAAATTGGCTTCAGAGAATGAAAATATTTCATTTGTAATGGCTGATGCCGAAAAATTTCCTGAATCAAGAAAATTAGCAACCGTAGATAATTTACCAACTTTTGCCACTTTTAAGGATGGTAAATTTGTTAACCAAGTTCAAACCAACAAGTTTGAAGTTTTAAAAGATTTAGTAAATGAAGTTACCAGTAATTAA
- the katG gene encoding catalase/peroxidase HPI, with the protein MNNSKTGKCPVMHGGNTVADKSVVDWWPNSLNLDILHQHDTKTNPLGKDFNYQEELKKLDVESLKKDMKDLMTDSQDWWPADWGHYGGLMIRMAWHAAGSYRITDGRGGGGTGNQRFAPLNSWPDNVNLDKARRLLWPIKKKYGNKVSWADLIILAGTMAYESMGLKSYGFAFGREDIWHPEKDTYWGAEKEWLAPSDNRYENVDHPETMENPLAAVQMGLIYVNPEGVNGNPDPLKTGAQVRETFKRMAMNDEETVALTAGGHTVGKTHGNGDASILGPVPESAPVEEQGFGWFNPTRTGKGKDTVTSGLEGAWTTHPTKWDNGFFEMLFNHEWESRKSPAGAWQWEPISIKEQDMPVDVEDMKTKHNPIMTDADMAMKVDPIYKEISLKFKDDFNAFSDAFARAWFKLTHRDMGPKDRWFGPDVPQEDLIWQDPVPKGKKDYNVDAVKEKIANSGLSISELVSTAWDSAKTFRGSDFRGGANGARIRLAPQKDWEANEPKRLSKVLSVLEPIATEFGISVADCIVLAGNVGVEKAIQKAGLNITLPFAPGRGDATDEMTDAESFEYLEPVADGYRNFLKKDYVVSSEELMLDRTQLMGLTAPEMTVLVGGMRVMGTNYGETKHGVFTNNEGALTNDFFVNLTDMTNKWKPASHGIYEICDRKTGEVKWTATRIDLVFGSNAILRAYAEVYAQDDSKEKFVNDFVNAWVKVMNADRFDI; encoded by the coding sequence ATGAATAATTCAAAAACAGGAAAATGTCCAGTAATGCATGGCGGAAACACTGTTGCCGATAAGTCGGTAGTTGATTGGTGGCCAAATTCATTAAACTTGGATATTTTGCATCAACACGACACAAAAACTAATCCTTTAGGAAAAGATTTTAACTATCAGGAGGAATTAAAAAAACTTGATGTTGAATCCCTTAAAAAGGACATGAAAGATTTAATGACTGACAGTCAAGATTGGTGGCCTGCAGATTGGGGACACTATGGAGGTTTAATGATTAGAATGGCTTGGCATGCAGCAGGTTCTTACCGAATAACTGATGGACGTGGTGGTGGAGGAACAGGTAACCAACGTTTTGCACCACTTAACTCATGGCCTGATAATGTAAATTTAGATAAGGCAAGACGTTTACTTTGGCCAATTAAGAAAAAATATGGTAATAAGGTAAGTTGGGCAGATTTAATTATTCTAGCAGGAACCATGGCTTATGAAAGTATGGGTTTAAAAAGTTACGGATTCGCTTTTGGTAGAGAAGATATTTGGCATCCTGAAAAAGATACATATTGGGGTGCAGAAAAAGAATGGTTGGCACCAAGTGATAATCGATATGAAAATGTAGATCACCCTGAAACCATGGAAAACCCATTGGCTGCAGTACAAATGGGATTAATATATGTTAACCCAGAAGGTGTAAATGGTAATCCAGACCCATTGAAAACAGGAGCTCAAGTTCGCGAAACCTTCAAGCGTATGGCTATGAATGATGAAGAAACCGTTGCCTTAACAGCTGGCGGGCATACTGTTGGAAAAACTCATGGTAATGGTGATGCCAGTATTTTAGGTCCCGTTCCTGAATCGGCTCCTGTTGAAGAACAAGGTTTTGGTTGGTTTAATCCAACAAGAACTGGTAAAGGTAAAGATACAGTAACAAGCGGATTAGAAGGTGCTTGGACAACGCATCCAACGAAATGGGATAATGGTTTTTTTGAAATGCTATTTAACCATGAATGGGAATCTCGTAAGAGTCCAGCGGGTGCATGGCAATGGGAACCAATTAGTATTAAAGAGCAGGATATGCCCGTTGATGTTGAGGATATGAAAACGAAACATAATCCGATAATGACTGATGCAGATATGGCTATGAAAGTAGATCCTATTTATAAAGAAATTTCATTAAAATTCAAAGATGACTTTAATGCATTTTCAGATGCTTTTGCTCGTGCATGGTTTAAATTAACCCATCGAGATATGGGACCAAAAGATCGTTGGTTTGGACCAGATGTACCTCAAGAAGATTTAATTTGGCAAGATCCAGTTCCAAAAGGTAAAAAAGATTATAATGTAGACGCTGTTAAAGAAAAAATAGCCAATTCTGGTTTAAGTATTTCAGAACTGGTATCTACAGCTTGGGATAGTGCAAAGACATTTAGAGGTTCCGATTTTAGAGGTGGGGCTAATGGTGCACGAATTCGTCTTGCTCCTCAAAAAGATTGGGAAGCAAACGAACCAAAACGCTTATCAAAAGTATTATCGGTTCTTGAACCTATTGCCACTGAATTTGGTATTAGCGTTGCAGATTGCATTGTATTAGCTGGAAATGTAGGTGTTGAAAAAGCCATACAAAAAGCAGGTTTGAATATTACATTACCATTTGCTCCAGGTAGAGGAGATGCTACAGATGAAATGACTGATGCCGAATCTTTTGAATATTTAGAACCTGTAGCTGATGGGTATCGTAACTTTTTGAAAAAGGATTATGTCGTTAGTTCAGAGGAATTAATGTTAGATCGCACCCAATTAATGGGGTTAACAGCACCCGAAATGACCGTTTTAGTTGGAGGTATGCGTGTTATGGGAACCAATTATGGAGAAACAAAACATGGTGTATTTACAAATAATGAAGGCGCTTTAACAAATGATTTCTTTGTGAATTTAACAGATATGACTAATAAGTGGAAACCAGCTAGTCATGGTATTTATGAAATTTGTGATAGAAAAACTGGAGAAGTAAAATGGACAGCTACTAGAATAGATCTTGTGTTTGGTTCTAATGCCATTTTACGAGCTTATGCTGAAGTTTATGCTCAAGATGATAGTAAAGAGAAGTTTGTAAATGACTTTGTAAATGCTTGGGTTAAAGTAATGAATGCTGATCGTTTTGATATTTAA
- the tpx gene encoding thiol peroxidase: MAKITLGGNPVETSGNLPEIGSTISDFKLVATDLSTKTLEDFKGNNLILNIFPSVNTGICSAAVRQFNTEASELENTKVLCISRDLPFAQDQFCAAEGLENVVMLSDFRTGAFGKDYGLIMINGGFEGLLSRSVIVTDSNGKVLYTEQVPEIAQEPNYKAALDALQS; this comes from the coding sequence ATGGCAAAAATAACTTTGGGTGGAAACCCTGTTGAAACATCGGGAAACTTACCAGAAATAGGATCAACTATATCTGATTTTAAACTTGTAGCGACAGATTTATCAACAAAAACATTAGAAGATTTTAAAGGTAATAATTTAATTTTAAATATTTTTCCAAGTGTAAATACTGGTATTTGTTCAGCTGCTGTTAGGCAATTTAATACCGAAGCTAGTGAACTAGAGAACACCAAAGTATTATGCATTTCTAGAGATTTACCTTTTGCTCAAGATCAATTTTGTGCTGCTGAAGGTTTAGAAAATGTAGTTATGCTTTCCGACTTTAGAACTGGAGCATTTGGAAAAGATTATGGGTTAATAATGATAAATGGTGGTTTTGAAGGACTCCTTTCTAGAAGTGTTATTGTTACAGATTCAAACGGAAAAGTTCTGTATACCGAACAGGTTCCTGAAATTGCTCAAGAACCAAACTACAAAGCTGCATTAGACGCTTTACAATCATAA
- a CDS encoding diacylglycerol kinase family protein, whose amino-acid sequence MSEKESFLANRIKSIGYAYKGALLLLKTESSIKIQFVIAILVTLAGFFFNITLNEWLIQLLAIGLVMSIEGINTAIEEMANFIHPEHHSKIGLIKDVAAGAVFIASIFASAIGLIIYLPKIF is encoded by the coding sequence ATGTCTGAAAAAGAATCCTTTTTAGCTAACCGAATAAAAAGCATTGGTTATGCTTATAAAGGAGCTCTACTACTTTTAAAAACAGAATCCAGTATAAAAATTCAGTTTGTAATTGCTATTTTGGTTACACTAGCAGGGTTCTTTTTCAACATTACTTTAAACGAATGGCTTATTCAACTTTTAGCTATAGGATTAGTTATGAGTATTGAAGGTATTAATACCGCTATTGAAGAAATGGCTAACTTTATTCACCCAGAGCATCATAGTAAAATTGGCTTAATAAAAGATGTCGCTGCCGGCGCGGTTTTTATAGCATCCATTTTTGCCTCTGCAATTGGTTTAATAATATATCTTCCAAAGATATTTTAA
- a CDS encoding DNA translocase FtsK, translated as MAKSKTKTKKAPRKKIKMPSFKLSSQQKLVLGSFLVIFGLLLCIAFVSFFFTGDADQSTISDFASRDVKSKNWLSKLGAWLSDFFIQRGFGVASFIFSGLIFISGIYTLMNINKGKLRKHWFWGTLIVIWASVLLGFFGDKNDVLGGAIGFETNSFLQDYIGKIGVSLLLLFGLITYLAIRFKLTFESFTNLFKSAKRNIKGEFSEMKDDIIVPFDNNLSEEAEAFKSAFEIPLDNDKPEKQKQEKPEKVSAPLEVKVYTPEEIEEPELEIKVEDVKEELSETDNLSNKLVEDFGLFDPTLELGNYKFPPLDLLKKYNTEGIKINQEELEENKNKIVETLSNYKIGIASIKATIGPTVTLYEIVPDAGVRISKIKNLEDDIALSLSALGIRIIAPIPGKGTIGIEVPNKNSTIVSMRSVIASKKFQSSEMQLPIALGKTISNETLVVDLAKMPHLLMAGATGQGKSVGLNAVLTSLLYKKHPAEVKFILVDPKKVELTLFNKIERHYLAKLPDSEDAIITDNTKVINTLNSLCIEMDNRYELLKNALCRNIAEYNAKFKARKLNPNDGHQFLPYIVLVVDEFADLIMTAGKEVETPIARLAQLARAIGIHLIIATQRPSVNVITGIIKANFPARIAFRVTSKIDSRTILDGSGADQLIGRGDMLYTQGNDLIRVQCAFVDTPEVEKITDYIGSQKAYPEAYQLPEYVGEESGTSLDIDISDRDKLFKDAAIVIVTAQQGSASLLQRKLKLGYNRAGRIIDQLEAAGIVGPFEGSKARQVLITDLIALDQHLENEI; from the coding sequence ATGGCGAAAAGCAAAACCAAGACTAAAAAAGCACCACGAAAAAAAATTAAAATGCCTAGTTTTAAATTATCTAGCCAACAAAAATTGGTTTTAGGTAGTTTTTTGGTCATTTTTGGTCTTTTGTTATGCATCGCTTTTGTTTCTTTCTTTTTTACAGGAGATGCAGACCAGAGTACAATTTCAGATTTTGCTTCAAGAGATGTAAAATCTAAAAATTGGCTTAGTAAATTAGGAGCTTGGTTAAGCGATTTTTTTATTCAACGAGGCTTTGGAGTTGCTTCATTTATTTTCTCTGGACTTATATTTATTTCGGGTATTTATACCTTAATGAATATAAATAAAGGCAAATTAAGAAAACATTGGTTTTGGGGTACTTTAATAGTCATTTGGGCATCTGTTCTTTTAGGATTCTTTGGTGATAAAAACGATGTTTTAGGAGGTGCTATTGGTTTTGAAACAAATAGCTTTCTTCAAGATTACATTGGAAAAATAGGGGTTTCGCTTTTACTTTTATTCGGACTAATAACCTATTTAGCTATACGTTTTAAACTTACTTTTGAAAGTTTTACAAACCTATTCAAATCAGCTAAAAGGAATATAAAAGGTGAATTTTCAGAGATGAAAGATGATATTATCGTTCCTTTTGATAATAATTTATCTGAAGAAGCAGAAGCTTTTAAATCGGCATTCGAAATTCCATTAGATAATGATAAACCTGAAAAACAAAAACAAGAAAAACCTGAAAAAGTATCAGCTCCTTTAGAAGTAAAAGTATATACTCCTGAAGAAATTGAAGAACCCGAATTAGAAATAAAAGTTGAAGACGTTAAAGAAGAACTTTCTGAAACTGATAATCTCTCTAATAAATTAGTTGAAGATTTTGGTCTATTCGATCCAACATTAGAACTTGGTAATTACAAATTCCCGCCTTTAGACCTTCTTAAAAAATATAATACAGAAGGCATTAAAATCAACCAAGAAGAACTTGAAGAAAATAAAAACAAAATTGTTGAAACTTTAAGTAATTATAAAATAGGTATTGCAAGTATTAAAGCAACTATTGGACCAACTGTTACTCTATACGAGATCGTGCCAGATGCAGGGGTACGTATTTCAAAAATTAAAAACTTAGAAGACGATATTGCTTTATCGCTTTCAGCACTTGGTATTCGTATTATAGCACCTATTCCTGGAAAAGGAACTATTGGTATCGAGGTGCCAAATAAAAACTCCACTATTGTATCAATGCGGTCGGTAATTGCATCTAAGAAGTTTCAAAGTTCAGAGATGCAACTTCCTATTGCATTAGGAAAAACAATTAGTAATGAAACATTAGTAGTCGATTTAGCAAAAATGCCTCACCTTCTTATGGCAGGAGCTACTGGACAAGGGAAATCGGTAGGACTAAATGCGGTTTTAACTTCGCTACTTTATAAAAAACACCCTGCTGAAGTTAAGTTTATATTAGTCGATCCTAAAAAAGTAGAGCTCACACTATTTAACAAAATTGAACGTCATTATTTAGCAAAGCTACCTGATAGTGAAGATGCTATAATTACCGATAATACAAAGGTTATCAATACTCTAAATTCATTATGTATTGAAATGGATAACCGCTACGAGCTCCTTAAAAATGCATTATGTAGAAATATTGCTGAATACAATGCAAAGTTTAAGGCTCGTAAATTAAATCCGAATGACGGACATCAGTTTTTACCTTATATCGTTTTGGTGGTTGATGAGTTTGCCGATTTAATAATGACTGCCGGTAAAGAAGTTGAAACCCCAATTGCGCGTTTGGCACAGTTAGCTCGTGCTATTGGTATTCATTTAATTATAGCAACACAGCGTCCTTCAGTAAATGTTATAACAGGTATTATAAAAGCAAATTTCCCTGCCCGTATTGCATTTAGAGTAACTTCTAAAATAGATTCAAGAACCATTTTAGATGGCTCGGGTGCCGATCAACTTATAGGACGAGGAGATATGCTTTACACACAAGGAAACGATTTAATTAGGGTGCAATGTGCTTTTGTTGATACGCCTGAAGTTGAAAAAATAACAGATTATATTGGTTCTCAAAAAGCATATCCAGAAGCTTATCAATTACCAGAATATGTTGGTGAAGAAAGTGGCACAAGTCTTGATATAGACATATCAGACAGAGATAAACTGTTTAAAGATGCAGCCATTGTAATTGTAACAGCACAACAAGGTTCTGCCTCGTTATTACAACGTAAATTAAAATTAGGTTACAATCGCGCAGGACGGATAATAGATCAATTAGAAGCTGCTGGTATTGTTGGCCCTTTTGAAGGTAGTAAGGCAAGACAAGTGTTAATTACAGATTTAATAGCTCTTGACCAACATTTAGAAAACGAAATATAA